The following are encoded together in the Nocardioides thalensis genome:
- a CDS encoding LLM class flavin-dependent oxidoreductase, with amino-acid sequence MAEAGPTEPPGLSFGLDTFGDVTVDPHTGERLAHAEVIRNVVTEGVLADDVGIDAFGIGEHHRGDFAISAPELPLAAIAARTSRILLGTAVTVLSSDDPVRVYEKFATLDAISGGRAEVTLGRGSFTESFPLFGYDLGDYERLFVEKLDLFAALQGEQRVTWDRGELRAPLRDAEVFPKTERGSVPAWIGVGGSPESVVRAARYGFPLMLAIIGGEPARFAPFTDLYRRALDELGHDPLPIGVHSPGFVADTDDEAREVLYPHYQQMRNRIGRERGWGPGTREQYDAEVDHGALYVGSPETVAQKIAATVRALGIQRFDLKYSNGTLPHPYLLRAIELYGTKVVPRVRELLADS; translated from the coding sequence ATGGCCGAGGCCGGGCCGACCGAGCCTCCCGGGCTCAGCTTCGGGCTCGACACCTTCGGCGACGTCACCGTCGATCCCCACACCGGCGAGCGCCTCGCGCACGCCGAGGTCATCCGCAACGTGGTGACCGAGGGGGTGCTGGCCGACGACGTCGGCATCGACGCGTTCGGGATCGGCGAGCACCATCGCGGCGACTTCGCGATCAGCGCGCCCGAGCTGCCGCTCGCGGCGATCGCCGCCCGGACCTCGCGCATCCTGCTCGGCACGGCCGTGACCGTCCTCAGCTCCGACGACCCGGTGCGCGTCTACGAGAAGTTCGCGACCCTCGACGCGATCTCCGGCGGGCGCGCCGAGGTCACGCTGGGCCGGGGCTCCTTCACCGAGTCGTTCCCGCTGTTCGGCTACGACCTCGGCGACTACGAGCGGCTGTTCGTGGAGAAGCTCGACCTGTTCGCCGCGCTCCAGGGCGAGCAGCGGGTCACCTGGGACCGCGGAGAGCTGCGGGCTCCGCTGCGCGACGCGGAGGTCTTCCCCAAGACCGAGCGCGGGTCGGTCCCGGCGTGGATCGGCGTCGGCGGGTCGCCGGAGTCCGTCGTACGCGCTGCTCGCTACGGGTTCCCGCTGATGCTCGCGATCATCGGCGGCGAGCCCGCCCGCTTCGCGCCGTTCACCGACCTCTACCGCCGTGCGCTCGATGAGCTCGGGCACGACCCGCTGCCGATCGGCGTCCACTCGCCGGGGTTCGTCGCCGACACCGACGACGAGGCGCGCGAGGTGCTCTACCCGCACTACCAGCAGATGCGCAACCGGATCGGGCGCGAGCGCGGCTGGGGCCCGGGCACCCGGGAGCAGTACGACGCCGAGGTCGACCACGGAGCGCTGTACGTCGGCTCGCCCGAGACCGTCGCGCAGAAGATCGCCGCCACCGTGCGGGCGCTCGGCATCCAGCGCTTCGACCTCAAGTACTCCAACGGCACGCTGCCGCACCCCTACCTGTTGCGCGCCATCGAGCTCTACGGCACCAAGGTGGTGCCGCGCGTGCGGGAGCTGCTGGCCGACTCCTGA
- a CDS encoding 4a-hydroxytetrahydrobiopterin dehydratase encodes MEKLSAEQFAATEGLQDWQVVGWQACTVFRTGDFATGLRLVDEIGRLAEDADHHPDLNLRYPLLEVRLATHSESALTDKDVTLARQISAAAEALGVAADPEAIAGSEVARTAD; translated from the coding sequence ATGGAGAAGCTCAGCGCAGAGCAGTTCGCGGCCACCGAGGGCCTCCAGGACTGGCAGGTCGTCGGCTGGCAGGCGTGCACCGTCTTCCGCACGGGTGACTTCGCGACCGGCCTCCGCCTCGTCGACGAGATCGGCCGGCTCGCCGAGGACGCCGACCACCACCCCGACCTCAACCTCCGCTACCCGCTGCTGGAGGTGCGGCTCGCGACCCACTCCGAGTCGGCGCTCACCGACAAGGACGTGACGCTCGCCCGCCAGATCTCCGCCGCGGCGGAGGCGCTCGGCGTGGCCGCCGACCCGGAAGCCATCGCCGGCTCCGAGGTCGCCCGCACCGCCGACTGA
- a CDS encoding glycoside hydrolase family 65 protein: MTPPGGPSHKAPQSRDPLDRTRFPLDEWRLVEKRFSADDLGVTESLFSVGNGYLGMRGNFSESRDAHVDGTYVNGFHETWPILHAEEAYGFARVGQTIVNAPDPKVIRLYVDDEPLQMSTADLREYERSLDFRDGVLTRQLLWRTPGGKRVRIRSRRMVSLAQRHLAVMTFEVSMIDQRASLVLSSQVLNRQDKPSEFREDDRTEGSMGDPRKADRFNRRVLEPRLASADAESGRLRLGYECADSKMTLGIVADHQLDTDAPYDAQAHADDDLAKVIYRIAAEPGQTVTLTKLVAVHTAASVPARELIDRCERTLGRAADEGVDGLFAEQREWLDRFWARCDVEVPGHPDVQQAIRWNLFALAQASARAETQGVAAKGVTGSGYGGHYFWDTEIYVMPFLTYTMPYAARNALRFRYGLLDHARIRARELAQRGALFPWRTINGNEASAYYAAGTAQYHIDADIAYALSQYVGATGDDDFLAREAIDIFVETARLWADLGFWRDEGTRTFHIHGVTGPDEYTTVVNDNLYTNVLARFNLRRAAQAVWQLQRDDPAAYDDLVRRTGLQEEEPSEWAEAAKGMNIPFDDYLGIHPQDMHFLEREMWDLERTPLDKRPLLLHYHPLVIYRFQVLKQADVVLALYLQGEEFTAEQKKADFEYYDPITTGDSTLSAVVQSIIAAEVGYHELALRYFHSALFVDLDNRHNNTADGVHVASTGGVWSTLVAGFGGFRDLGVQCGDGQWTIDPRLPESWESLVYRVTLRGTRVRVTVRADELELFVEEGEGPLTFSVRGEDVVVKHGAAVVVPLDGQGPRLDGEPQNPAGIQRADGTVISAIVPSGEDPPGAPLMMA; this comes from the coding sequence ATGACGCCGCCGGGCGGGCCGTCGCACAAGGCACCGCAGTCCCGGGACCCGCTCGACCGCACCCGCTTCCCGCTCGACGAGTGGCGCCTGGTCGAGAAGCGCTTCTCCGCGGACGACCTCGGCGTCACCGAGTCGCTCTTCTCCGTCGGCAACGGCTACCTCGGCATGCGCGGCAACTTCTCCGAGAGTCGCGACGCCCACGTCGACGGCACCTACGTCAACGGCTTCCACGAGACGTGGCCGATCCTCCACGCCGAGGAGGCCTACGGCTTCGCGCGGGTCGGGCAGACGATCGTCAACGCGCCCGACCCCAAGGTGATCCGGCTGTACGTCGACGACGAGCCCCTGCAGATGTCGACCGCCGACCTGCGCGAGTACGAGCGGTCGCTCGACTTCCGCGACGGCGTGCTCACCCGCCAGCTGCTGTGGCGCACGCCCGGCGGCAAGCGGGTGCGGATCCGCAGCCGGCGGATGGTGTCCCTCGCACAGCGCCACCTGGCGGTGATGACGTTCGAGGTGTCGATGATCGACCAGCGCGCCTCGCTGGTGCTGTCGTCGCAGGTGCTCAACCGGCAGGACAAGCCGTCGGAGTTCCGCGAGGACGACCGCACCGAGGGCTCGATGGGCGACCCGCGCAAGGCCGACCGGTTCAACCGGCGGGTGCTCGAGCCGCGGCTGGCGAGCGCCGACGCCGAGAGTGGCCGGCTCCGGCTCGGCTACGAGTGCGCGGACAGCAAGATGACGCTCGGGATCGTCGCCGACCACCAGCTCGACACGGACGCGCCGTACGACGCCCAGGCCCACGCCGACGACGACCTGGCCAAGGTGATCTACCGGATCGCCGCAGAGCCCGGCCAGACCGTGACCCTGACCAAGCTCGTCGCCGTCCACACCGCCGCGTCGGTGCCCGCGCGCGAGCTGATCGACCGCTGCGAGCGGACGCTCGGCCGCGCGGCCGACGAGGGCGTGGACGGCCTGTTCGCCGAGCAGCGCGAGTGGCTCGACAGGTTCTGGGCGCGCTGCGACGTCGAGGTGCCCGGCCACCCCGACGTGCAGCAGGCCATCCGGTGGAACCTGTTCGCGCTCGCGCAGGCGTCGGCGCGGGCGGAGACGCAGGGCGTCGCCGCGAAGGGGGTGACGGGCTCGGGCTACGGCGGCCACTACTTCTGGGACACCGAGATCTACGTGATGCCGTTCCTGACCTACACGATGCCGTACGCCGCCCGGAACGCGCTGCGCTTCCGCTACGGGCTCCTCGACCACGCCCGCATCCGGGCGCGCGAGCTCGCCCAGCGCGGCGCGCTGTTCCCGTGGCGCACGATCAACGGCAACGAGGCGTCCGCCTACTACGCGGCCGGCACCGCGCAGTACCACATCGACGCCGACATCGCGTACGCGCTGAGCCAGTACGTCGGCGCCACGGGCGACGACGACTTCCTCGCCCGCGAGGCGATCGACATCTTCGTCGAGACCGCGCGGCTGTGGGCCGACCTCGGGTTCTGGCGCGACGAGGGCACCCGCACGTTCCACATCCACGGCGTCACCGGGCCAGACGAGTACACGACCGTCGTCAACGACAACCTGTACACGAACGTGCTCGCGCGCTTCAACCTGCGCCGGGCGGCGCAGGCGGTGTGGCAGCTCCAGCGCGACGACCCGGCGGCATACGACGACCTCGTGCGGCGTACCGGCCTCCAGGAGGAGGAGCCGTCGGAGTGGGCCGAGGCGGCGAAGGGGATGAACATCCCGTTCGACGACTACCTCGGTATCCACCCCCAGGACATGCACTTCCTCGAGCGGGAGATGTGGGACCTCGAGCGCACGCCGCTCGACAAGCGGCCGCTGCTGCTGCACTACCACCCGCTGGTGATCTACCGGTTCCAGGTGCTCAAGCAGGCCGACGTCGTCCTCGCGCTCTACCTCCAGGGCGAGGAGTTCACGGCCGAGCAGAAGAAGGCCGACTTCGAGTACTACGACCCGATCACCACCGGTGACTCGACGCTCTCGGCGGTCGTGCAGTCGATCATCGCGGCCGAGGTCGGCTACCACGAGCTCGCGCTGCGCTACTTCCACTCGGCGCTGTTCGTCGACCTCGACAACCGCCACAACAACACCGCCGACGGCGTGCACGTCGCGTCGACCGGTGGCGTCTGGAGCACCCTCGTCGCCGGCTTCGGCGGCTTCCGCGACCTCGGCGTCCAGTGCGGTGACGGGCAGTGGACCATCGACCCGCGCCTCCCCGAGTCCTGGGAGAGCCTCGTCTACCGGGTGACGCTGCGCGGCACCCGGGTGCGGGTCACCGTCCGCGCCGACGAGCTCGAGCTGTTCGTCGAGGAGGGCGAGGGACCGCTGACGTTCTCGGTGCGTGGCGAGGACGTCGTCGTGAAGCACGGCGCCGCGGTCGTCGTACCCCTCGACGGGCAGGGGCCGCGCCTCGACGGCGAGCCGCAGAACCCGGCAGGGATCCAGCGGGCGGACGGGACCGTGATCTCGGCGATCGTCCCCTCGGGGGAGGATCCGCCGGGGGCGCCGCTCATGATGGCCTAG
- a CDS encoding GH25 family lysozyme: MRALLPFLLVGSLAGAGCAADDRPDAIESRPSTETPTVSPTPTPPGGLTATPPPRSSKERVRHLGIDASHHQGTIGWEAVANDGISFAYLKATEGATFTDPMFATNARQAADLGIEVAGYHYFSLCTPGADQAQHFVSVIEDAPSGWLPPAVDVELLGSCSTPPPREALLAEIKTFLEVVERHTGQRPVVYLFPDFEEEYGAAAELSGYRQWVRDLDGRPERDWWVWQQTDSGSVDGVDGPVDVNILFRREVVAR; the protein is encoded by the coding sequence GTGCGCGCCCTTCTCCCGTTCCTGCTGGTCGGATCACTCGCCGGCGCCGGGTGCGCGGCCGACGATCGACCGGACGCGATCGAGTCTCGACCGAGCACCGAGACCCCGACCGTCTCGCCCACGCCGACCCCGCCCGGAGGGCTGACGGCGACCCCACCGCCACGGTCGTCGAAGGAGCGAGTGCGGCACCTCGGCATCGACGCCTCGCATCACCAGGGCACGATCGGGTGGGAGGCGGTCGCGAACGACGGCATCTCGTTCGCCTACCTCAAGGCGACCGAGGGCGCGACCTTCACCGACCCGATGTTCGCCACGAACGCCCGGCAGGCCGCCGACCTCGGCATCGAGGTTGCGGGCTATCACTACTTCTCGCTCTGCACCCCGGGCGCCGACCAAGCCCAGCACTTCGTGTCAGTGATCGAGGATGCACCGTCGGGTTGGCTGCCGCCCGCTGTCGACGTCGAGCTGCTCGGCTCCTGTTCGACCCCGCCGCCACGCGAGGCGCTGCTCGCCGAGATCAAGACGTTCCTCGAGGTCGTCGAGCGGCACACCGGCCAGCGGCCGGTCGTCTATCTCTTCCCCGACTTCGAGGAGGAGTACGGCGCCGCCGCCGAGCTGTCCGGATACCGCCAGTGGGTGCGCGACCTGGACGGCCGGCCCGAGCGCGACTGGTGGGTCTGGCAGCAGACCGACAGCGGATCCGTGGACGGCGTGGACGGACCGGTCGACGTCAACATCCTGTTCCGCCGCGAGGTCGTCGCGCGCTGA
- a CDS encoding sucrase ferredoxin, with product MTADRFACAAASLGRGEPLAGTATHVRTWLLLEHSGPWGNTALLDARLPDGLGPELRRRAQQLRAKILLVRRARAARDPERLNVFAAWADPVRPRLEHGTVADLREVLDLDLGALRAGGTTGLDPVEQPLFAVCTNGRHDACCAEFGRPAAMRLDETHPELAWEVSHIGGDRFAGNLVVLPDGLYYGRVTPESVSAIADRHLAGELSLDELRGRSAYPNAVQAAEVALLRRLGTTAKDAVRLTGREVDGDLTVARFAAGARDWEVRVRTVQDAASATRLTCKAARDNPIPRYDVVAVERH from the coding sequence GTGACCGCCGACCGCTTCGCGTGCGCCGCCGCGAGCCTGGGCCGCGGTGAGCCCCTCGCCGGCACCGCCACCCACGTGCGGACCTGGCTCCTGCTGGAGCACTCGGGTCCGTGGGGCAACACGGCCCTGCTCGACGCCCGGCTGCCCGACGGTCTCGGGCCGGAGCTGCGCCGACGCGCGCAGCAGCTGCGGGCGAAGATCCTCCTCGTGCGCCGTGCCCGTGCGGCGCGCGACCCCGAGCGGCTCAACGTCTTCGCGGCGTGGGCGGACCCGGTCCGACCCCGGCTCGAGCACGGCACCGTCGCGGACCTGCGCGAGGTGCTCGACCTCGACCTCGGCGCCCTCCGCGCCGGCGGTACGACGGGACTCGACCCGGTCGAGCAGCCGCTGTTCGCCGTCTGCACCAACGGCCGCCACGACGCGTGCTGTGCGGAGTTCGGGCGCCCGGCCGCGATGCGGCTCGACGAGACCCACCCCGAGCTGGCCTGGGAGGTCTCGCACATCGGGGGCGACCGCTTCGCCGGCAACCTGGTCGTGCTCCCGGACGGGCTCTACTACGGGCGGGTCACACCGGAGTCGGTGAGCGCGATCGCCGACCGCCACCTCGCCGGCGAGCTGTCCCTCGACGAGCTGCGCGGCCGCTCGGCGTACCCCAATGCCGTCCAGGCCGCCGAGGTCGCCCTCCTGCGCCGGCTCGGCACGACGGCCAAGGACGCGGTCCGCCTGACCGGTCGGGAGGTCGACGGCGACCTGACCGTCGCCCGGTTCGCCGCCGGCGCCCGGGACTGGGAGGTCCGGGTGCGCACCGTCCAGGACGCCGCGTCGGCCACCCGGCTGACGTGCAAGGCGGCGCGCGACAACCCGATCCCGCGGTACGACGTCGTCGCGGTGGAGCGGCACTGA
- a CDS encoding JmjC domain-containing protein has product MELVAELELELGHPCQANAYLTPPGSQGFAVHSDSHDVFVFQTAGSKQWEVHGAEGVDDVLLEPGLSMYLPTGTPHAARAQDSVSLHVTLGINQLTWRGLVERAVAPALATVSDAHLPAGYLDDPAQLVGGLADRLDALAREVRRLDAGAAAEQEVRRFLTSRPSRLPGGLHDVLAARDLADDTPVRRRPGHPCVLLDRPAADQVEVLLGDRSLTVPAWIRPALEEVRARPSFTPGDLAAHLDPQSRLVLCRRLLREGLLEAVPASA; this is encoded by the coding sequence ATGGAGCTGGTCGCCGAGCTCGAGCTCGAGCTGGGGCATCCGTGCCAGGCCAACGCCTACCTCACTCCGCCCGGCTCCCAGGGCTTCGCCGTCCACTCCGACTCCCACGACGTCTTCGTGTTCCAGACCGCAGGCTCGAAGCAGTGGGAGGTGCACGGCGCCGAGGGCGTCGACGACGTGCTTCTCGAGCCCGGCCTGTCGATGTACCTGCCCACCGGCACGCCGCACGCCGCGCGGGCGCAGGACTCGGTGTCGCTGCACGTCACCCTCGGCATCAACCAGCTGACCTGGCGGGGTCTCGTGGAGCGCGCCGTCGCGCCCGCGCTGGCGACCGTCTCCGACGCGCACCTGCCCGCCGGCTACCTCGACGACCCGGCCCAGCTCGTCGGCGGCCTCGCCGACCGGCTGGACGCGCTCGCACGGGAGGTACGGCGCCTCGACGCGGGCGCCGCGGCCGAGCAGGAGGTGCGCCGCTTCCTGACCAGCCGGCCGTCCCGCCTGCCCGGCGGCCTCCACGACGTGCTCGCCGCGCGCGACCTGGCCGACGACACGCCGGTGCGCCGGCGCCCGGGTCACCCGTGCGTGCTGCTCGACCGACCGGCCGCCGACCAGGTCGAGGTGCTGCTCGGCGACCGCTCGCTGACGGTCCCCGCTTGGATCCGTCCCGCGCTGGAGGAGGTCCGGGCGCGGCCGTCGTTCACCCCCGGCGACCTGGCCGCGCACCTCGACCCGCAGAGTCGGCTGGTGCTCTGCCGCCGGCTGCTGCGGGAGGGCCTGCTCGAAGCCGTGCCGGCGTCGGCTTGA
- a CDS encoding DinB family protein — protein sequence MTTTLNGQRARTHTPVSPEPPIAGDEVSTLLGSLERQRATFAWKIGDLDDEALDTRLGPSTMTLGGMVKHLAMVEDDVFTKALLGRPLPSPWDRVDWDGQPDWEWRSAAADTPERLLALWHDAVRRSRAAVDKALAAGGLDYAADVMFADGAPSLRRLLVDMIEEYARHNGHADLLRESIDGRTGEDPPQDFPGWPRPVDR from the coding sequence ATGACGACCACACTCAACGGTCAGCGCGCGCGGACGCACACGCCCGTCAGCCCGGAGCCGCCGATCGCCGGTGACGAGGTCTCGACGCTCCTCGGCTCGCTGGAGCGGCAGCGGGCGACCTTCGCCTGGAAGATCGGCGACCTCGACGACGAGGCGCTCGACACCCGGCTCGGGCCGTCCACGATGACCCTCGGCGGGATGGTCAAGCACCTCGCGATGGTCGAGGACGACGTGTTCACCAAGGCGCTCCTCGGGCGGCCGCTGCCCTCGCCGTGGGACCGCGTCGACTGGGACGGACAGCCCGACTGGGAGTGGCGATCCGCTGCTGCCGACACCCCCGAGCGACTGCTCGCGCTCTGGCACGACGCCGTACGGCGCTCGCGGGCCGCTGTCGACAAGGCGCTGGCGGCGGGCGGGCTCGACTACGCCGCGGATGTCATGTTCGCCGACGGCGCGCCGAGCCTGCGGCGGCTCCTGGTCGACATGATCGAGGAGTACGCGCGGCACAACGGTCACGCCGACCTGCTCCGGGAGTCGATCGACGGCCGCACCGGCGAGGACCCGCCCCAGGACTTCCCCGGCTGGCCGCGCCCCGTCGACCGGTAA
- the trxA gene encoding thioredoxin, with the protein MPSLDLTADNFERTVLDNEIVLVDFWASWCGPCRMFAPIYEEAAQANDDIVFGSVNTEEERGLSAAAQIQSIPTLMAFKKGTLVFSQAGALPAPALTELIGKVRELDIDAALAQQGDEATGDKAE; encoded by the coding sequence ATGCCGTCCCTGGACCTGACTGCCGACAACTTCGAGCGCACGGTGCTCGACAACGAGATCGTGCTCGTCGACTTCTGGGCGTCGTGGTGCGGGCCGTGCCGGATGTTCGCGCCGATCTACGAGGAGGCGGCGCAGGCCAACGACGACATCGTGTTCGGCTCGGTCAACACCGAGGAGGAGCGCGGGCTGTCGGCGGCGGCGCAGATCCAGTCGATCCCGACGCTGATGGCGTTCAAGAAGGGCACGCTCGTGTTCTCGCAGGCAGGCGCGCTGCCCGCTCCGGCGCTGACCGAGCTGATCGGCAAGGTGCGCGAGCTCGACATCGACGCGGCCCTCGCGCAGCAGGGTGACGAGGCCACCGGCGACAAGGCCGAGTGA
- a CDS encoding MFS transporter: MPPHALISVRRRWAILAAGTLASAASTTMVTGPAFLIPELHAAVGDGGRGLSLAAAGLVAAATVAGQMVALLPWGFVVDRRGERFALVAGLSVAVLGGIAAILAPGTVTLAVALFFAGIGGASANSASGRVVVGWFPPERRGLAMGIRQAAQPIGVGLGAATMAVLAADQGIALALGVPTVACALAILLVLVIVLDPPRPPRAEGDGHTNPYRVDGFLVRVHAASVLLVVPQFLVWAFGLTWLVTDLGWEPGPAGLLIAGTQVAGAAARISSGWVSDLVGSRMRPMRVVAVLAALTLLLLGSAASLSGGWWTAVAVALLVVASAVTVADNGLAYTAIAEKAGPFWSGRALGAQNTAQHAVAALVPPLFGLLITHWGYGAAYALAAVLPLLAIGVVPVHREQQIR, translated from the coding sequence GTGCCGCCGCATGCGCTGATCTCGGTACGGCGCCGCTGGGCGATCCTCGCCGCGGGGACGCTGGCGTCGGCCGCGTCGACGACGATGGTGACGGGGCCGGCGTTCCTGATTCCTGAGCTGCACGCGGCGGTGGGTGATGGGGGGCGGGGACTGTCGCTCGCTGCGGCTGGTCTCGTCGCTGCGGCGACCGTCGCGGGGCAGATGGTGGCGCTGCTGCCGTGGGGGTTCGTGGTCGACCGTCGGGGCGAGCGGTTCGCGCTCGTCGCCGGGCTGTCGGTCGCGGTGCTCGGCGGGATCGCCGCGATCCTGGCGCCGGGCACGGTGACGCTGGCGGTGGCACTGTTCTTCGCGGGCATCGGCGGCGCGTCGGCGAACTCGGCGTCAGGACGCGTCGTCGTCGGGTGGTTCCCGCCCGAGCGGCGGGGCCTGGCGATGGGCATCCGACAGGCCGCGCAGCCGATCGGCGTGGGGCTCGGCGCAGCGACGATGGCCGTGCTGGCCGCCGACCAGGGCATCGCGCTGGCGCTGGGCGTGCCGACGGTCGCGTGCGCGCTCGCGATCCTGCTGGTGCTGGTGATCGTGCTCGACCCGCCGCGCCCGCCGCGGGCCGAGGGCGACGGGCACACGAACCCCTACCGGGTCGACGGCTTCCTGGTGCGCGTGCACGCGGCGTCCGTCCTGCTCGTGGTGCCGCAGTTCCTGGTGTGGGCGTTCGGCCTGACCTGGCTGGTGACCGACCTCGGCTGGGAGCCCGGTCCCGCCGGGCTGCTGATCGCCGGCACGCAGGTCGCCGGGGCGGCCGCTCGGATCAGCTCCGGCTGGGTCTCGGACCTGGTCGGCAGCCGGATGCGACCGATGCGGGTGGTCGCGGTGCTCGCCGCCCTGACCCTGCTCCTGCTCGGCAGCGCCGCGTCGCTGTCCGGCGGCTGGTGGACCGCCGTCGCGGTGGCGCTGCTCGTCGTCGCGTCCGCCGTCACGGTCGCCGACAACGGCCTCGCCTACACCGCGATCGCCGAGAAGGCCGGCCCCTTCTGGTCCGGGCGGGCGCTCGGCGCCCAGAACACCGCCCAGCACGCGGTCGCGGCCCTCGTGCCACCTCTGTTCGGGCTCCTGATCACACACTGGGGGTACGGCGCCGCGTACGCCCTCGCCGCCGTGCTCCCCCTCCTCGCCATCGGCGTCGTCCCCGTCCACCGGGAACAACAGATCCGCTGA
- a CDS encoding NADPH-dependent FMN reductase: MTTSTPKIAIILGSTRPERKGLAVADWVMKQAASRPATYELIDLRDHPLPLLDEPIPPSMGQYQNEHTKAWAEVIAPYDGYVFVTPEYNHATSGVLKNAIDYLYAEWNNKACAFVGYGSLGGARAIENLRAIASELQMAHVRQQVSLSLYTDFENFTDLAPAEQHDEAVQTMFEQLESWATALRTVRA, translated from the coding sequence ATGACGACGTCGACACCCAAGATCGCGATCATCCTCGGCAGCACCCGTCCGGAGCGGAAGGGACTGGCTGTCGCCGACTGGGTCATGAAGCAGGCCGCCAGCCGGCCCGCGACCTACGAGCTGATCGACCTGCGGGACCACCCGCTGCCGCTGCTCGACGAGCCGATCCCGCCGTCGATGGGGCAGTACCAGAACGAGCACACCAAGGCGTGGGCCGAGGTCATCGCGCCGTACGACGGCTATGTCTTCGTCACGCCGGAGTACAACCACGCCACCTCGGGCGTCCTGAAGAACGCGATCGACTACCTCTACGCGGAGTGGAACAACAAGGCCTGCGCCTTCGTCGGCTACGGCTCGCTCGGCGGCGCCCGCGCCATCGAGAACCTCCGTGCGATCGCGAGCGAGCTGCAGATGGCGCACGTCCGGCAGCAGGTCTCGCTGTCTCTCTACACCGACTTCGAGAACTTCACCGACCTCGCGCCGGCCGAGCAGCACGACGAGGCCGTGCAGACGATGTTCGAGCAGCTCGAGTCGTGGGCGACGGCACTGCGGACGGTGCGCGCGTAG